The Theobroma cacao cultivar B97-61/B2 chromosome 1, Criollo_cocoa_genome_V2, whole genome shotgun sequence genome contains the following window.
AATGATTCTGTGTAtttcaagtttttattttaattgatacTTAATTAATGGCTTTGGAAATTagtgatgaaaaaaaatagtttatttcgACAAATAATAatgttatatttataaattgaaatgattttggtataaattttgataaattaaatatattaaactcAAGTTATTGTAAAGAATGATTTTgatctttgaaaattttatgaaattaaaggtaaattttttatttatcgaGATTTTTAGAATACTTTTATGAATGTTAAGtgaattttttataatgaTTTAAATTACATCAAAATTGCCTGGAGATGATATTTTAAACCCAACCCCTCCACTTCATTGACTTAATTCCCTGGTGAAATAGACCCCATCCCagatattttaattctttggGAACAAGGGAGCGAGATTAGGGATTGTAAAACCAGTTTCCCAAAGTTactttttccataaaaatcaaagtaagAATAAAGATTGTTTATTCCTCGgcaatttctctctctcattacTTTCTCGTTTCTGAAATCTGTGCGTAAGAGATCattaagaaattataaaagtgAATGATGGCTATGTGAATAAAAGATTGTTCATTGGAAGTTGTCTATTTTTAAACGTACATGATGCTTACAGAAGCAAAAGGACTTCTTTTGCTTAAATTTTGTCCATTGAAGGAAATCAGATAATACAACAAATTAAagtcaagaaaaaaaaagaaaaaaaaggacagCTTCTTGCAGCTCTGTTCCATGGTTGATGCCACCGGGATGCCCCAGAACTCAGACCACATAAAGTGACTTGATTCATTATGGCTGCATTGATATAAATGTGTGTTAACCCAAAGAAAGCATTTATAGTTATTCCATCTCTGCATAGGTGAATGAAGTTCTAATTCAAGGAATCTTTATTGataattcaataaatttcTTTGAGATTCAAAAATCAAAGCTTTTACTCTctattatgatttttatttcGATTCTAATCTATGTCGTAGTGGTTAAGTATGATCCTAGCATATtacaagaaatcattaaaattagtaatatttgtgaaattatgttaattatattatataaagtggaattatatttacttttgttatctataaatataattttggagaaaatatgtttatgaatGATATTAcctaaattttgttttgatatcTTTATGATTATTGATAATTTTGACTTAAATGTTGTGAAGTATGTTGTTGGTTACTTGTTAAGTGGTTGTACTCATTacttttatttacaaatttcaatatttttgcATCATTGGAGAACTAGATTTGTTTGGCAAGATTTTGATTAACAAGATTAGCATATGCctatttattttgtataaGCTTTGATGTAAGTATTCGGTTTTAGTTTGTAAAGAAATGTTAACTAAACGGATATTCCATCTCTGTACAGGTGAATGAAGTTCTAATTCAAGGAAATTTATTGataattcaacaaatttcctTGAGATTCAAAAATCAAAGCTTTCACTCTCTATTCTGATTTTATTCGAAACTACTTGAATTATAACGAGGTCAGAGCTACTTAACACAGGCTTTCATACAACAAAAGATGCATTAAACATAAATATAGTGATAAGCGTTGTAACTGAAAAGACAAATTACCAGCCAGTTGAGACTATCTACCACCATCGATCCTCAGCTGGGAGAAAACTCCACTAGCTGTTGTGTCAGAACCATCATCCCTCACCATAGGCACATCATCTTTCTCAATTGGCAAGTTATTTGAAGGCAAACGCTGAAATGGACGTGAGGACATGTTCAGAGAAGCATCTATTGTGCTGTCCTCGTGTGGCTCTCTCCGCACTTCAGTTTGCTGTAGTTGCAATGTGTATTCCAAGTCCCAGCAGATATCAAGCATTGTAGGCCTGTCGACTCCATTTGGCTTCAGACACTTCTCAACCATTTCACTGAACTTTCTCAATGAATTAGGATTAATCTGGCCAGCCACTGAGGGATCGATAATCTTTTCAAGTTCCCCTTTCTTTAACCAAAACAGTCCCCATTCAGCTAAATTTATCTCCTCCTTCCTATTTGAGTTAATTATAGCTGGTCTAGCACAAAGCACTTCAAGGAGTACCACGCCAAAAGAATAAACATCAGATTTTTCTGTAAACTGAAGGCATCTAAAATACTCAGGATCAAGATAACCGAAGCTTCCTTTTATTCCTGTGCTGAACTCATCTGGACCAGGGAGACCTGATTTGGAAAGGCCAAAATCTGCAACTTTTGCCACATATTGTTCATCAAGCAAGATGTTTGTGGACTTAACATCACGGTGAATGATGCCACCAGATGCACCTTTGTGGAGGTAATGAAGACCTCTTGCTGCACCAATGCAAATTTCAAGTCTTTGCTTCCAAGTCAATAAAGATAATGCAGATGATCTCTCTGGATTCCCACTCAAGTTGTAAAGATGATCTCTTAGAGTCCCCTTCTCCATGAACTCATAAACCAGTATCATCTCAGACCCTTCATCACAATAGCCAATCAGAGAAACAAGATGGCGATGTCGAATCTTGGATAGAACCATGACCTCAGTTTGGAATTCTGGAAGGCCCTGGCCATGTTTTGACTCGCTTCTTTTGACTGCCACTTTGAGACCATTCCGAAGAGTTCCTTTATAAACTTTACCGAAGCCTCCCTCTCCAACCAGCAATTTAGCCTCAAAGTTATTGGTTGCCTCTATTATTTCAGCAAAAGGCATCTTTAGTTTGAGGTTTAAGTTCGGAACAGGAGGGGGATTGACAGATTTAGTGCTTATTCCAACAAAAGGGCTCGCTCCTCCAAAAGGAAGGGTACCATATGAAGCCATGGTTTCAAAAGGCTTTCTTTTTATGCGTTTCTTACACAACAAGAATACCACTATCAAACTACAGATAACAAAAACCCCAACAACTGAACCAGTTATGATAAACAGTACAGGCTTCTTTTTTGGCTCACTTCCCCCTAGTTCCAAGCCTGGTTCTGTGATGAACTCCATTATTTCGAGCCCGTTCAGATAGGCAATTTTTTCCAAGAATCCGTCCAAAGGGACAACACTGATACTAATAAAGTCAGAATCACCTGAGTCAACCACAAAATCATAGCGGAATGGAACTGCTGTCTGAACAGTATAGTCGTAAGGATTGATTTTTTTACTGAAGTTACCGTATATGGAGAGATTGAAAGTGAAAATGTTGGGTGATGAACTAATAATGTCACAGAAATGGACCCGAACAAGGTGCCGAGCATTCTTACTGACGTTGAAATGCCAAGTAATGTTGGTAGAATTTGATGTCTGGTTATTAGTTAGGTCCACTTCTTTGCAAGTTTTGTAGACAAGATCTGGGACAAAGTTTTGGAAGGCTCCTAGTTCATCATCATAGTTCAGTGTACCAGAAAAATAGCTACAATTTTTTGCCAAATTTCCAATAAATATATAGTCATCATCAGCAACCCATTCTGATGCTACTGCGGTTGGGTCGTGAAGGGATTGACCCCCAACATTAACTCTCTGAACTGTTCTAAGTACCTGAGAGGGCAAACCTCGGTAAATACCCGGACTTCCTGCCGAAGTCACAAAAGCTGGGTTATCCACAAGATCTCGAACAAGAAAAACTTCTATAGCATTCACAAAAGCAAAAGATGTTTGTTGTGCCGGGATGAAGTGAATTCTAAAGCTGGTTGAATTGATAGGCACCAAGAAATCCTTAATCACAGGGGAAGAACTACTATTTCTGACACTGAAATTCGATACTAGAGACTTACTGGAAGCTGAAACATTGAATAAAGCATCCACCAGATTAACCTGGCCTGAcatgaaaggaaagaaatgaagaCGTACCACATGTAGGCCTGCGTCATTGATGTCgaatttatatgaaaatgggCGTGTATGAAACCTTGCTGTTTGGTAGAGAGATGAGCCGACTGACTGGCTGGTATCTTCTACAGGTTTGCCTTCTTCAACGCGGAAGGAGTTGGGATTCTTGTCACCAACAAAGTTCCTGCTGCCTAGTTTCACAGAAGAAGATGACCCGCAGTTTATGAAGTATTTATCTGGAAAAACGTAAGGACCTGAGAGAATCAGAACAGGGTAGAATTGGAGAAGAAACAAAGGCAAGAGAACGTTAAGGAAGAGCAGTTTTTCCATTGGAACGGTCTTGctctttttcccctttttttccCTTGTCTAGTTGAAGTAATCAAGTATATATCTCAGCACTAAGGAGTAAGGACCAGTTTTAATGAATGATAACAATGAGCAAGGAAGGTGCAGATGGAAAGGGGAGACTTTGGTTGACCTGATAATCAAAATGTATGGATGTATTCCGCTTGAGAAAAATAACTGAGCTCCTCTAATATTGCCAAGCAGAATAGTTTCCGAAAGGAAATATCTATTTCTTGGCATGTCAATTCTGATCACGGCATTTACTTCTATTTGTTGTCCCTTTTGTCCAAGAACCACGTTTCTGACTTTTATTAGTTCAGCAGCAGTTAGTTGGTTTGCCTTGAATTTCTGTAATAATCTTGTGTTAAGACGGTTTCTTGTCTCTTTTAACTAAGGACTTTTCTGTCTCCCTTTCGTGTCTTTAATTAATTCACTGCCTTATGTCAACATCTTTACACATATACAGTCCAAATTCTTCGTTTTTTGAAGATGAGTCTGTTAACTGTAACGATGCATCTGTCCTAAGTTCAAGCAGGGCAATCTAATGCCAGAATCTGGTCTGACCCAGAAGAGCCCAAAAGCAGCAACCCCCCACTTATTATCCTTCTAGAAAGTGGACAAACCCACCAAAAGGTACGACGTGCAAGTTGTGCGGTTTAAGTAGCGCCGAGTTTTAGTTTCTTCTTCCCAACGCTTTCTGAAGGTTCTCTTTTCCCCCActatcttctttctttcttccactATATGTGCAATCAAGTGCTTGTCTTCAATCTCAATCTCATCTACGCACTTCCTATCAGGTCCAATTATCTTTGTCTTTCCaagatttaaattgtttaactCTTTCgcctttcatctttcaaatTATTAGACTCAGGTAAATATTTTGGTTGTGGAAGATATTGAGGTACAAAATGAGTTGGTGGAGTATTACAAGGACTTGGATTCGATTGACAAACAGGACCAGACGGTTGGTTCTGTCTTTTTGGTTCTCTTTGTTTAATTCAGTTTTGTTTTACATTTAATAGAATACGGATGGATTTAAGACAGTAATTTTCATCTGTGTTCTGTACTCAGGtcttttcttaaattatgGTAGTGGTTGTTGTCGTGCTGGAACAGTGAAATAATAAGATAAGGTTGGGTATGGTGGGAAGTTTTACATCCTGAGAGTGACTTAAGATAAATAATCTAAGCACTAGCTTGTAAATTATTCTTGTCTGTTAAGCTGTTGCAATGATAGATTTGTTTATTAAACTGAATCCTGGAGAAGATGAATCATCAACAGGAACTGAATAGTCATTCGGCCAATTTTGTGGACAAGTTCATGATTTTAGTTGGAAACCCTTGTTGTATTCTGAGGACCTAGTCTCCTAAAAATTCTCTAGAAGGGAAAGTAGTAGTGAAGAGTGCTTTCTATGTTTCACAATCTTCAGCTCTGCTGCAACAATAGCACGATTCATTGTATGTGTCAACTTCAAACCACTTCTTTGGTGGAATGAATATAACCCACAGATCCAATGCATTGCATTTGGAAACAATTTGATAGGATTTACTAAAGATAACATTTGAAGTAGGTGATTGACTCCCCAAGAATCCTTTAATCACTGGCAATTTGCTACCAGTATTATTTCACGataaatttcttcaaattgttgaaaacaaaaaaaagatgatATAACATGAACTTGCAAAAAGGGGAAAGAGATGGGATCACAGCTTCTTAGGTTGTGATGAATTATATCAGTACCCTTTTTGGTTTTACGTTATCccaattcaaattttagaCACGTCTCTCCCGTTGTTTGACCAATGCTACTCATTCACATCCCGttttaatttagtcaaaattttGCATTTGAACGACAACCTGTTAAGGGGATTTGGGAATTGGATGATTGGGTCCAATGCTCCAAGCAGCCACTTATGTCAGCATCTGGGCTACTCCAGGAAAGCCCAAGCCTCCgtaatttcattttagaaCCAAGGGAATATAGGAATTAGAAAAACTTTGattaaattatgcaattaGTATTCATACTTTATAAAGtgatagatttaatttttatataataatttataaaaattaagtttttatattttttaaattaataaaaattaaatttttctatcttttatACTACTATGGTATTTTCTTACTAATATAACATTAAAATTGTTAataatgacatgattttttttatttattttacaatttttttattattttaaattataaagtaCAAAATTCCAATTCCTCACCATCTCACAACACATTTTCCCTAAATCTTAAAAACCtgttaataaatttaatttatttctttcctAATCTTATTTAAAACTACTAACGCACATCATATTAGATAGTTTCATATCCATACTTATAAAATCTATATTAATacttgattttgtcattttgatACATTTATTACAtcattaataaattatcaaatcatcattattatattatcaaatttaatatcacattaataaaaaaaattacagcaacacaatcaaatttcatttcaatataaataaaaaaatttattaacatattattttaatattataattttaaaaaaatataaaaatttattattataataaatttaacattttgaTAGAGCGGAGCGACTAAACGAACAATTTGACCAAAAAAAATGTTCGAAGCCAAAGGATTTACAGCGCAAAAGTAAAGCGGTATCATGTAGCCCATagtttcaaattttgtctTTACTATATATACAAGAGATTGCCAACCTGCTCCACCGCCAGGAGTCGTTGTTCTCTGTCTTTTATTTGTAGATAAAAAGAGGCTACCTTGCCATCAACACcgagaagaaagaaacaaaataaagaaaaaaggttaaaaactCGAGATCAAGATGGTGGGTCAATGGACGGTGACTAAACCAAGCCGGAGTGATGAAGTTTTGGACGCAGATCAACAGCAAAAAATCACCAATCAGGTCAGAGCTCAGTTCGATTCCTTGGCCCCGAAACGATCCACCAAGCCCAACAGGAGTGAACCTGATTTAGCAACAACCACCTCCAATTTCCCGCCAGCTGTAGACCAAAACATACCCGAGCTGGACAAGTTACGATCTCTTCAGTCTCAATCTCATGTATGCATTCCTTAACATGCTTCTAGCATCTTTGTCTTTCTACCCTTTTGTTGGTTCCTCTTTTGAGTTCTGGAATTTGCTCTCTCAGGTGAAAATATTACAAGGAGATAGTGTTGTGCAAGATGAATTTGTGGAGACACAGTATTACAAGGAGATGGATTCTATGGACAAGGAGCACCACACGGTTTTTGCTCTTGACCTGTTAATCTTTCTTAcggttttaatttttttttgtctgtAGTGTCTTTGCTTTACTTTTCCATTGAATTTGCGTCGGTTTCTGTTTTGTTTATTGATCACAGACTGGAAGTGGGTTTATAAGAGTGGTTGGAGAAGGGGGTGCAGGAAATAGATATGATATTCAATTGCAAAACGGCCAGGGTGCTGGAAATGTATTTAACAGGCCAATTTTCAAAAGCAACCCGGCAACAAATGACTGGATGCCTAACGTTGAGGAAGATCAGGTATTCATGTAGGCCTTTTCTGTCAATGGGAAGAACGAAAAGGGTCATCAGAAGCTGTATTGTTTTGTTCAATGATCTCAAAACAGTTTTCTTGTGTGATCAGGTCTTTGTTTCTTCCAAGCCTAATCGGAGTGAGGGTTGTTAGATCTGCGCAGATGTACCAACTTTGCTTAAATTATAATTGCTGTAGCCTTGGAATGGAGAAATTGGATTAAAACAGTTTGGTGGAAGGACTTAAATAAAGTATAAAGTACTTTTTCTACATTGTTATTTGCCCTCCCTGTTGCAAGGATAAGttagtttattaattgaataatGGGAAGGTAAAATCGTCAACAGCAATGAAATACTTATCCTTAGGCCAACTAATGAATCCACTGCCCTTGTAATTAAAGCTagttatttgtttattttgagttTTAACCCGAAGTGCTGCACAAGTTGATTTGTGgccttttaatttcaaattgatGTGCCTGTTCTTACTGTTTGTAGTAGCGAATTTGTTATGTGAATAGCCCAACAACATTTTGTTCTCATCAAAAGTGAAAAGATtgttctttcttatttttcaggaagaaagaaatggaaggGGTGTTGAATGGTCTTGCATGTGAATTGGGCTTAAAGCCTTGTTTTATCAATTGCCAAAAGAGCACAATTATCTCAACTtagtaattaaaaaagaaaattggttCAGAGTACAGCCAGGTTGGACGAGAAGATTGTTCATGATTGAACGCGCTTTGCATAAGGCTTCCAGAGGCTCGGCCTTAGACAAGGCTACACCAGTCCCATACACCATGTCAATTGCCTTCTCGTTGACTCTCTCCTACTGAAAACATTGAGTCACCCCGAAGCCAAAAAAAGGGTCGGCCAAGCCCATTTCAGGGATGCCGTCCTTCCCAAACCAAATGGCAATGGACTGTAGGCATCAAAATCACTAATTTCAAACCTTTCAGGATAGAAACATGTTGGATCATCTCATTATTTATGGTCTCTATGAATAGCTCATGCATTGACTAATAAAATAGTTTTAGGTGGTATATTATATCCTCCAATTGTACCATAATCAGAGCACATGTGAGAAGCCCAGAATGGTATTGCCGGGTATAATCGAAAGGTTTCAGAGTGTATTTTGTAAGTAAGGTTGTCTTGAAAGATCAGTTTCATCTAACAATGTTCAGGGTCCAGGGAAGCATCTAGTTCAGCTCTAACCTTCTGTAACACATCAGGATGATTAAGCAAATTAGACATTGCAATTCTAACGCTAGTGTTGAGGTGTGAGTCCCCGCTGCTACCATGTTGTGCATGAAATAGTTCATGCATGTTAAAGAATTTCGTTTACAACAGTTCTCTATGATTTACCTGAAGAGGTTCATAGAAATAAATAGATAATACAAGCACATGCTGCACATGGATTTTCAAGATAAAGGTTAGTCATTCTCACTGCCATATTAGGTGTTAGCTCTGGAAAAAATGTGATGTATTTGCTAATTGGCGTAGTAAAAACTTGATCTCAACTCTTCGCATGCCTGTTGACATTTTTAAGCGATTAGATGACAAGACTTCAAGTGTGGTTATAATTATGCGGCGAAGGTTGAGCCAGTGATCAGCATCACTCGGATGCCTTCATACATCTATCC
Protein-coding sequences here:
- the LOC18611213 gene encoding probable receptor-like protein kinase At5g24010, translating into MEKLLFLNVLLPLFLLQFYPVLILSGPYVFPDKYFINCGSSSSVKLGSRNFVGDKNPNSFRVEEGKPVEDTSQSVGSSLYQTARFHTRPFSYKFDINDAGLHVVRLHFFPFMSGQVNLVDALFNVSASSKSLVSNFSVRNSSSSPVIKDFLVPINSTSFRIHFIPAQQTSFAFVNAIEVFLVRDLVDNPAFVTSAGSPGIYRGLPSQVLRTVQRVNVGGQSLHDPTAVASEWVADDDYIFIGNLAKNCSYFSGTLNYDDELGAFQNFVPDLVYKTCKEVDLTNNQTSNSTNITWHFNVSKNARHLVRVHFCDIISSSPNIFTFNLSIYGNFSKKINPYDYTVQTAVPFRYDFVVDSGDSDFISISVVPLDGFLEKIAYLNGLEIMEFITEPGLELGGSEPKKKPVLFIITGSVVGVFVICSLIVVFLLCKKRIKRKPFETMASYGTLPFGGASPFVGISTKSVNPPPVPNLNLKLKMPFAEIIEATNNFEAKLLVGEGGFGKVYKGTLRNGLKVAVKRSESKHGQGLPEFQTEVMVLSKIRHRHLVSLIGYCDEGSEMILVYEFMEKGTLRDHLYNLSGNPERSSALSLLTWKQRLEICIGAARGLHYLHKGASGGIIHRDVKSTNILLDEQYVAKVADFGLSKSGLPGPDEFSTGIKGSFGYLDPEYFRCLQFTEKSDVYSFGVVLLEVLCARPAIINSNRKEEINLAEWGLFWLKKGELEKIIDPSVAGQINPNSLRKFSEMVEKCLKPNGVDRPTMLDICWDLEYTLQLQQTEVRREPHEDSTIDASLNMSSRPFQRLPSNNLPIEKDDVPMVRDDGSDTTASGVFSQLRIDGGR
- the LOC18611214 gene encoding uncharacterized protein LOC18611214, whose protein sequence is MVGQWTVTKPSRSDEVLDADQQQKITNQVRAQFDSLAPKRSTKPNRSEPDLATTTSNFPPAVDQNIPELDKLRSLQSQSHVKILQGDSVVQDEFVETQYYKEMDSMDKEHHTTGSGFIRVVGEGGAGNRYDIQLQNGQGAGNVFNRPIFKSNPATNDWMPNVEEDQVFVSSKPNRSEGC